From the genome of Carassius gibelio isolate Cgi1373 ecotype wild population from Czech Republic chromosome B10, carGib1.2-hapl.c, whole genome shotgun sequence, one region includes:
- the phax gene encoding phosphorylated adapter RNA export protein, translating into MAGDEDRMAELEDGELDSDQEQREPGRGPSLSSASISGYRSLKSPGSSDSDSASEDEAVAWRHKRLRSSSTPSASGSCSGSGRRVNNVWGSVVQEQSQESVAAELGIMGMESSVSMSSRQSETYNYILARKLMEKEREEQEQGLRSALDGQLDGYMQEKSCPSLKRKRPAKERLGPRAEMDLSGRYPLLEDDPEERVVEEIAHRLMEPKKDLIERVVRVIGKKKAIELLAETATIEQTGGLYTVDGSRRRTPGGVYLNLLKNTPSISDGQVKEIFHEENQKEYNNKKAAKKRRKRVVAKQMKQAINTLNLQEDDDVSRETFASDTEEALGSLEEAPEGPSESALGTEDSPVVYSSTDLEVF; encoded by the exons ATGGCGGGCGATGAAGATAGAATGGCGGAGCTGGAGGACGGAGAGCTGGATTCAGACCAGGAGCAGCGAGAGCCg GGCCGCGGTCCGTCTCTGAGCTCGGCCTCCATCTCTGGGTACCGCAGTCTGAAGAGCCCGGGCTCCAGCGACAGTGACTCTGCGTCTGAAGACGAGGCCGTGGCCTGGAGACACAAGCGGCTCCGCAGCTCCAGCACTCCCTCCGCCTCCGGCTCCTGCTCCGGCTCCGGACGCAGGGTCAACAACGTCTGGGGCTCCGTGGTGCAGGAGCAGAGCCAGGAGTCTGTGGCCGCAGAGCTGGGCATCATGGGCATGGAGAGCAGCGTCAGCATGAGCAGTCGCCAGAGCGAGACCTACAACTACATCCTGGCCCGCAAGCTGATGGAGAAGGAGCGCGAGGAGCAGGAGCAGGGCCTGAGGAGCGCGCTGGACGGCCAGCTGGACGGATACATGCAGGAGAAGAGCTGTCCGAGTCTGAAGAGGAAGCGTCCTGCTAAAGAGAGGCTGGGCCCACGAGCTGAGATGGACCTGAGCGGCCGATACCCGCTGCTGGAGGACGACCCGGAGGAGAGAGTGGTGGAGGAGATCGCCCACAG ACTCATGGAGCCGAAGAAGGATCTGATCGAGCGAGTGGTGAGAGTGATaggaaagaagaaagccatcgaGCTGCTGGCGGAGACGGCAACCATTGAGCAGACCGGAGGACTCTACACTGTG GATGGCAGCAGGAGACGGACACCTGGTGGAGTGTATCTGAATCTACTGAAGAACACACCCAGTATCTCAGACGGACAGGTGAAG GAGATATTTCATGAGGAGAACCAGAAAGAATACAACAACAAGAAGGCAGCTAAGAAGCGACGGAAGCGAGTAGTAGCAAAGCAAATGAAGCAGGCCATCAACACGCTCAACCTCCAGGAGGATGACGACGTGTCCCGAGAAACGTTTGCCAGTGACACTGAAGAGGCTCTGGGCTCGCTGGAGGAGGCCCCCGAGGGCCCGTCGGAGTCTGCACTGGGCACAGAGGACAGCCCTGTCGTCTACAGCTCCACCGACCTCGAGGTTTTCTAA